Genomic segment of Populus nigra chromosome 14, ddPopNigr1.1, whole genome shotgun sequence:
TATGATAATCAAGATATAACTCTTCCAAGCCCTATTTTCTTCGTAGCTTGAATGAAATTTCAGAATCAGCTAATATGTCACAGTTATCCTTAACTATAAAACTAATTCATAGAACAGCATTTGATGTATGAATTCTCAGAAAGTCTAACAACGCAGAACTGCATTTAGGATTCCTATAAAAGAGTAGTGTATCCTGCACATAGCATATCATACATCGGTTGTTTGTGCAGAAAAAGCAATTGATTGAAGTTAGAACTTGTAAATAATATTCCAGGAACAACGAAAACAAAATATGCAAAAGGGATTCCATGAATCTAGTATTAGACTAAAGACCAagcaggaaaaaagaaaaatcttcatttcattaccatttcaacaaaaacaaacttcCTATTGGAATCTCGACGCAATGATTCCACCACTGAATCCAGCACATTCTCAACACAAGCACCCTGCCAAAGAACGGTAACGAAGTCAAACATGAAAATCAATCCCTTTAAAGAAAACCATAAAATCAATCAGAAGACAAACAGATTAGAACCTGAATACTGTTATTTGATCCAACATAGTATTGATCAACAGTCTTTAACCAACCAACATCATCATGTGAATGTGGTACCAAATGGACATTCAACTTTCCTGGCACAACTCCACCTCCAGTATTGTAATCCACATAACCACCATTAACTACTGTACCATGCAAGCCAAAAACAACCACGAAAGCAATAAGAACCCACCCATCAAACCATGTCAAATCCCTCTCAAGCTTTTCCATTTCAACCCCAACAAATTCTAAGCATGAAAGGTTgtctttctgttttcttttgttttttaaagggtCCAACGTATTCAGCCAAAGGAATGTTTTACTTATGGCATGTAAAGACAATTCTTTTCCTTGGTCTTATCTTCTCCTGCATTTCCTTGCCGGCCTAGTAGCTGTAAAGAGTCAAAGGAGTGAAAGGAGTCTTTAtaaggaaatgaaaaggagggagagagagatagaTTTTTACTGTGGAATCTCATATGAAATTTTGATAGCTAAAGCTCGAATTGAAAGGTCATCGAGTTTACCTAATAATAAATTCcaagatttaaattaaattaaaaatcgaaaacaaaactcaatttttatttttaaactttatttctttACTATTTTATTCTTGCACTTAGTGTTTACAtcattcacttttatttatattcCATCACATCTACATGGTGTTTAggatgaattaaaaattaattttataaaaaaaattaatttattgtaaaaaaaaaacaaggagtcaaattaaaaaaacaaaatcaggcATTTCATTTATGTTGttcaaaagatataaaaaactaCAATTTTATCTATGAAGTTTCAAATCTTTACATTATTAGGTATAGAATTGTATGTTTacatcatcaattttattttatttgagtgtTGATCCCTATATAttaaaggagaagagaaaaatcatttgattgattatatttcaacaattaaaaaaaaacttatattaatgTTAAGGGGATTCATCTTAAAGAGTAGAGTTCTATGAAGGTGGTTTAGAACTTTTAGTAgctgaaaaaaatgaattcaaacttgtttttcttgaatagatttaattttgtttttggatcgatttttattatgttttggataaaaatattagatttggatttttaggattttttttaaaagtgtttttaaataaaaaaaaagattgaaaatgagatttttagATTAAGAACACAAAAACCAACTTTCTAGCTAGAATTTGAATTAGATGACAGCATGTGGTACAtgttatctattttattaaaaaaatatgatagtgATGTAttgtttgttaatttaaaaaaataaatatttagacaTTACTGGGCTTTGTTCTTTTAGCCAAGGGCGCTGGCCTAgtgtcttattttttatatatattaccctctagttttttaaggtttttttttatcaaattcaatataaatcaaattaaaatgttattttagttattatcaaaaattttaataGTTCTTAaattagattatattttttcatgataattttaactactactttgtaaaatatatgtttttgtaaataaaaaaatacattaataagaaaatgagaattgccctaataaaatatattttctttagaatagaagaaaataaaaagttgattttaaaaagcCTCACGGTATAGATGGAGCAAAAAATTAGGATATATACCCGCAACAAAGCACGTATATATCCATTTAGGGAGAAATTAGgcaaattaacttaatttgCTAACTAATAATATCCATTTGAGGAGAAATTAGGTGAATTAACTTAGGTGAATTAACTTCATTTGCTAACTAATAATATCCATTTGGGGAGAAATTAGGTGAATTAGCGTAGGTAAATTAACTTTATTTGCTAACTAATAATATCTATTTGGGAAGAAATTAGGGAAATTAACTTTATTTGCTAACTAATAATATCCATTTGGGGAGAAATTAGTTATAATATCCATTTGGGAAGAAATTAGGGAAATTAACTTTATTTGCTAACTAATAATATCCATTTGGGGAGAAAATGAGGGATAAATGTTGATTTCTTGCCTCGCTAACATTTTAAGTAATTCCACTGGATCATGATGTACAAGTGCTATTATTggattttaaagaataaaacaaattcatGGCTAGATATCGTAGAAAGAGAgctaaagaaaataatgatagtCAATTCCCTAGAATGGGGATATAACAAGGAGATCaaataccaataaaataaaatatcaaatgataaaataaaaggaataaaagataaaaaaaaaaaaaacaattgagagaATAAAGAccattttcaaatttcattcagACAGAACATATGGAAACGCTCAATGCTGACAATTAGAATGTAACCCTAGagaaaacgagagagagagagagagagagtgtgtgtgtgtgagagagagagagagagagacagagagagagagtaaagcATTCACCCCATACATATCATTATGCGAAAGAACGAAACAAAATCAGATACAAATTACAGTTTCCTTCATTTGGATAATGAAACAATAGAAAGAACATTTCGATGTTCTTCGGCCATCATCGTATAATGTCTGTCCTTCTAGTGCCCTCTCAAGATTAAACCGTATAATGAAAACATGCATGTACACAACCAGAATAAAGGGCTTTCGGACCTTCAAAAGTCAGCTAGAAAGCGTGATGACTGGTAAGCTTTAATAGACCGGTTTAATGCCCTTAAGAATGGAAGCATCTCTCCAAAAGCTGACAACAGATCCTGAAATGGGTAAAATTCAGAGACTAAAACCTGGCATGAGAAAGCAATGTAGAAATATCACTTCTCCTCCTTTGGCTCTTTGTCTTCATCCTTCTTCTCTTGGGGCTACAAAACATACAAATGGGGCAAGCAAAAATACAAATGCTATTAGAAAACATGGGCATCATAAAAATGTCATcacattttttactttaaatgagAAAGATACAAATCTATATTGATCACACTTTTCAATCAGACTTGGACGGCAGGTGAAAAGTCAAAAGACAACAGGTCATGCTATTAGAAAATCATCACATTTAATTGGAAAATATATTACGTAGAGAAGCGCTTTTTCCATTAAGCTTTGCAGGGGAGAAAAACTTGGAAAGCATTTTTACCAGCTCAACGTTTTAtcttgaaaacatgaaaaagaagaaaagtgtGAGACCGTGTTTGATCAcagtttattttccatgttccatgattcttaaaaaattagagtGATAGTGCAGGAGAGTTCTCCCTTGTTTTTATGGTTCAACTTGTTTAAAAGCCTAATTAGCATTGCATTTTAACAGTGTTTGAGGGTGTTTTGAAAGTGTCTTTCCCTCACAAAAAACTTCactcgatgttttttttttattttatcgtttttcaataattttaatatattaatatcaaaacaaaaaaaacataaaaaaaaatcattttaatatgtttccaaacaaaaaatacttttcaaaattatcttacACCACAATACTAAACATGCACTAAGtgaatatttgttttgcattataacctgtttttcaaagtgtttttcgcatgaaaaaatattaacataatgcttttaggtgtttttgaataattttaatgtgctaatatcaaaaataaaaaaaatctaaaaaatttattttaatacattttcaattgaaaaatatttttgaaaagtacATTAcactataataccaaacacacgcgaaaatgcttttcaaattggtttttaacttaaataacattaaattaatttttttttggtgattttcaattattttaatatggtaatgtaaaaaattaaaaaaatcattttaatatattttcaattaaaaaaaactttttaaaaaaactttgtacTGCATCACCAAACGCATTATATTATTATGCAAGAGGCCCACCATGCCTTCCTAAATAACAAAAACTTCTTACTTTATATTAACAACAGacaattttttgaataattttgctTTCGTTTAATGTCGGATCAGCTGTCTGGTCTTTGATATTTGGGTCTAAAGTTTTCTTGCATCTGCTGTCCCTGATGATTGGGCGGGCATGgttataattatagttattttttaaaatgttttttattttaaaatatattaaaataatattttaaaaaaaaacaatcatttttaaaatgatctaaaaacactaaaaaaatattaatttaaaataacaaaaaaaataaaaaaaattaatttttttaaaaacacttttaaaatataaaaacaaacaggctcGAACACCTTAGTCTATATAGTAAAATATGGAAAGCGCGATAGAACCATTGATTGTTGCACATGTTACTAGCTCAGATTGAACTGAAGTTTCTGGTAGTCTagataatttcaaataatatgaTGGAATTTAGTAGAGGAGGGGATCTGAGTCATCAAGATAAAGTTGGGTATTATTTTCTCTGTTTCTTTGCCATCTAAAACATGCTTTGCAAGTAAAAAAggattattaatttaacttggCATGATGTCTCTAAACATCGATTGAATTTAGGTTTAgataagatgaaaaaattgttCGGATTAAGTGCAAGAGACTAAGATGAACAAATTGCGTGCAAAAGGTCTAGTTCAATAGCAATGTCGAACAGAACTAGGTTGCCTTAGAGCTCAATTAGCATGCCAGTACATCCTTAATCTTAGAAAACGGAAAGCAAGTGTATGTTGaataacattttcatttttccaTAATTCTATAAATTGGGTTCTAGAAATTGCATTATTAATAAGGCTGGTGAAAATTTAGAAGCTGTTTCCAAGTTAAGTCCCTATTCCTTATGGAGTTGTATCTAGACTGCTGCACATACAGATCTAGGGGTAGAATTATTTAACAAGCTCATAAATGTAGAAGCATGtagttaaaaaagatttttagcAGAGAAATTGTCAAATTAGCCTGAGCATACGCTGCTCATTGAAGTCGTTATTAAAATCTGTTAACCTGAAAGTTCAATGAATTCACCTTGGATTGGCTTTGCATGGAAGCAAGCAAATCTTTAACTGAAGGATTGTTTGGATCAACGCCTGGAAGCTGCAGAAACAATGAACTAATTAGGTATCACCAAATTGAGAAATTTTCCCATTTTGTTGTTGgataaagatgaaaataataatttgcaaATTGAAGAAGACATACTGATGCTAGGATGGAGGACACAAAAGATTGATTAGCCAACAATTTACTTATATCTATCTGGCTTGATGAATCCCTTAAACTGTCCTGCATAGGTAATTGAATACCTGCAAGCAGCAGAGACCAGGCACTTAACATGAATAAATAAGGAAACAAATTTGAGCATTGAATAGTTTCATCTAGTTCCTTGCCATAAATAAAGAAGACCAGGAAAAGCAGAAAATACATCCACCTAtccataaacaataaaattgctCCATTGAGTATAAGGGCTCACCTAGTGCCAACTTTGGGTCATCCGTGGTTGCCTCAGACATATCCATATCTCTCACATCATGACTAGAGCCAGGGCCATCCATCGACATTGCAAGAGCCTGTTGTAGCAGAGAATTCTCCCCATCCTGTTATCAGTTAGAAGTTAGTGCACATAGAGCAGGTTGATTATGCCCATGCCAGTGGTGTCAAGCATCAGCAAGCAATAAAGATTGCAAAAACAACCAAAGAAATGACAGGAAGACATCGAGTTACAACCGGATTTTAACAAGAAAATGCTCCTTTTAGAAGCAGCACTCCCATCTGTTCTTGCAACAATACAAGACCATAAGAAATGTAAAGCTCTCCTCCATTTACAATCATCATATTGATGCACaaaaaacaacacaagaaaGACAGCGAACACATGCAACACAAAATTATGCCGAATGGTGTCACCACATACAAAtcctaattcaaaattttattagcaATCCCCTGAAATACAAACTAAACAACCCTATTTATACTAGTTCTAGACCTAAactgaataagaaaaaatatctaaggaaaataaaattcctaaactaaataggaagaataaaaacaccataaaggaaaatattttcctaaactatatagaaataacaataattaaggAAACAAATAACTTCCCCTAAAATTCCTCCTGCATCACATGTTTATCCAGAGCTAACAAGTTTAATACACGTTTATCCAGAAGTTAACAAGTTTAATACATTGAGAATTCAAAGAGCCCCGCGTAAGCTTAGTCTGATAGGTCATGGGTTCAAGAAGAGCCCCACATGTCAAGTCAGATAGGAAGATGCCAGAATAAAATGACACAAGCAGTAGCTTAGAAACCATGTATTATAAAAGCCATTGACTAACAAGCACGTCGCAGTAACAAGTGCATAAATCAAGTGCTCAACACTGCAATCAGAAGTAAGCAGCATTAAAGGTTGAGAGAAAAAATCACACCAAccattaactcattttttttattgtcagcGTCAGGAGCTGCAACACTGTTATTTTCAGTCATTGTTGCATCCCGTGAGCTAGATGGTTGTTCCCCTGCTTTTTCTTGTTTAGTAGCCTCCTCCGCTGCCTTTTTAGCAGCTGCTTCTTGCCTGGCCCTCTCCTCTTCCATTGAAACTCTAAGAGCAAGCGCCAGTTCAGGATCAAGATTGGGATCCACCCCAAACTCAAAACCAGAGACACCATCAGCGGCGGCAGCTGCTGCTGCAGCAGCAAAACCACTCCCACCTTCCCCATCCCCAGTGAAGATAGGTGTACTGACATTCAACAAGGAGGAAAAAAGCACTAATTAGATAAACAATGAGCCGATCATTGTTGCCGTGTGGACAATAATGTAGTTTACTTGacattgaacaaaaaaagaagcaagGAAGATAGAATCCTTACTTTATAAGCACGTCAGAAAGAGCACTTGGACCAGGGGGGACATGAACAATATGGCTGGTGTCATTACTGTTCACAGCAGCAAGAAGTGCTTCCAGTTTCTCTGCCTTCCCGTCACCTTCTTCACCAAAATCAACAATATCAAGTGCTACAttattctttttcaactttcttcCAATCATCTCCAATACCTTCTTGTCATGTTTGATGGGACTGTAAAGaccaattttgttttgataatattGTGAACACTGGAAAATAATGGATTGCGAGAGACACCAGAAGGCACTAGGAAACATACCTTCCAACAAAGACAATAATCCTTTGTTTCTGCTTTTTATTTTGACGATGCTTGAGAGCCAATTGAGCCACCTGTATACCAGCAACCAAGTTCACCTCACCACCTATTTCTAGACCTAAATTAAGAGAACATATGGTTCAATATAGCTCTAGACATTAAGATGGAAAAACTGAAAGTGATACTCATGAAACTATTCAGCTGAAAGATTTGTATTAGAAACTTCAAAAATGACCAAGTAAAAGATATTGTATGTGGGATGTACTTTTGGCATTTACTAGGGCACCAAGTTCCTAAACAGGTTTTAGCGTTGTCTCCAGACTAATTTTGGTGTCTTAATTCTTACAACTCTTACAACTATCGATCATCTTAATTCTTAGCCAAGTCCTTTGGATCTTTTAACCTGATCATAAATATTTACTTCAAGCttccttcaattatttttttttttaaatcctaacATGTTTGGACGAATTTAAACCATGATATCCAAGTAAAGGATAACAGAGAATCAATACTTCAGAAATTACTTCTAGGAGAAACACCAATCGGTTAGAGTGTACATGAGAGTAGAATGAACTGACAACAAAATACTGCCACCTGGTCAGAGAAAGCTTTGTGCTAGTCCTATAAAACTGTGTGTTCTCAGCTACAAACAATGGTCACTACTGCACTTCACAAGGTAACCTTAAGCAAACAGCCTCAACCATTCATCCTTCAAGGTAAACAGGAGGGCACCAGAGAGGAGCAAATATATAATGCAGGAGGtaagatgaagaaaaacaaaaacaaaacgcCAACAAAGTATAGGTCTCCCCTTATTTTTCCTCAGCACCAACTCTTGCCATTAGCTTAGCAGTTGGCCTCATCAGTGGCAAAAATATGGTTTCATGCATGTCAATTGTGCAACAAATCAACTTTGAATTACTGTAAAATGAGATGATTATATGTCTATGACTAAGAGCATGCTTATTCTCTCGATCCGAACCTAAAATAATTGAGGAGTTCCCTCCTACACCCATTAAGCCTTCAGCTTATAAGAGCTGACTCTTTTAAGGGTTTAACGATAATCCAACTTCAGACCCAAGGGGCAACTGTCCTTTACCTATGAGGTGATTTCCAGTAATAAACTCCAAGTTTCAAAATGCCATCAGCATCAATCATGAATCACATCTTCAGAAGTGACCATATAAAAAATCCTTGACTAATAAGGGGATTGATTCTAAGAAACAAATTTTGTCCACCCAAGCTCAACATATATTATCTGCCTAATTAGAATACTTGATCCACACTTGCAAAAGAGCCGTGTGATATACAATACTTCAGGTATTTCTTGATGTAGTTGCTCATTACCTATCCATTTCATTTAATAAGCACAAATTTGATACCAAAACACTAACTAGTAGCACAAGATTAACTAATAACGACCTTATCCAAGCAAATTCTAGCAGATATAAACTAACCATGCATGCAAGCTAAGATCTTGCCAAGGTCACTAGTAGGTGTAACCAAAACACGAACCCCTTTTCCAGCCATAGTAAGAATTCCAACCGTGTTCTCTGGATTCGACTGCAAAAC
This window contains:
- the LOC133673174 gene encoding 26S proteasome non-ATPase regulatory subunit 4 homolog; this encodes MVLEATMVCIDNSEWMRNGDYSPSRFQALSDAVNLICGAKTQSNPENTVGILTMAGKGVRVLVTPTSDLGKILACMHGLEIGGEVNLVAGIQVAQLALKHRQNKKQKQRIIVFVGSPIKHDKKVLEMIGRKLKKNNVALDIVDFGEEGDGKAEKLEALLAAVNSNDTSHIVHVPPGPSALSDVLINTPIFTGDGEGGSGFAAAAAAAAADGVSGFEFGVDPNLDPELALALRVSMEEERARQEAAAKKAAEEATKQEKAGEQPSSSRDATMTENNSVAAPDADNKKNELMDGENSLLQQALAMSMDGPGSSHDVRDMDMSEATTDDPKLALGIQLPMQDSLRDSSSQIDISKLLANQSFVSSILASLPGVDPNNPSVKDLLASMQSQSKPQEKKDEDKEPKEEK